The Nitratidesulfovibrio sp. SRB-5 genome includes a window with the following:
- a CDS encoding polysaccharide biosynthesis/export family protein — protein sequence MDTAPLFRHAAPRHVAPCRAGAAAWLPALFLLLVLAALLGPARTIALAAPSEAKSPASSGAAPVPGADLPPFAANLFQGNFGQARSAEARELTPGDRLVLRLWGDRNFDGVVTVNDAGEIDLQDLGALPVAGLAQAQVTEAIRSKLSASGVENVQVYVSPLDGRPVSVFVTGFVMKPGRYNGAPSDSVLAFLDRAGGIDPRRGSYRTIRLLRGGAELGSFDLYPFALKGALPLVRLLDGDTIVVGEKGPAVSASGEIRNAARFEFRKGEATGARLAEMADPLATASHASIVGTRNGAPFNLYLPLREFRTLPLADGDRVEFLADTPGDTIMVEVQGAIRGASRFPLKRTARLRDVQQYIAVDADRADLSGLYIKRRSVAIRQKRAIEDALRRLEESSFTATSASPEEAQIRNHEAEMIAKFAEKARNVTPEGIVVVGSGGKVADIALEDGDVIVIPEKSDVVLVTGEVVMPQAIVWNGDRRLKDYVRGAGGYTNRADTGTILLVRPNGEVFRTSDTTIAAGDQLLVLPRVDSKNLQTVKDMSQILYQIAVATKVVIGL from the coding sequence ATGGATACCGCACCGCTTTTCCGTCACGCCGCGCCCCGTCACGTCGCACCCTGCCGCGCGGGGGCTGCCGCATGGCTGCCCGCCCTTTTCCTGCTGCTTGTACTGGCCGCGCTGCTTGGCCCGGCCCGCACCATTGCGCTTGCCGCGCCGTCCGAGGCCAAGTCGCCCGCATCTTCCGGAGCCGCCCCTGTTCCCGGTGCAGATTTGCCGCCCTTTGCCGCCAACCTGTTCCAGGGCAACTTCGGGCAGGCCCGCAGCGCCGAGGCGCGCGAACTGACCCCCGGCGACCGGCTGGTGCTGCGCCTGTGGGGCGACCGCAATTTCGACGGCGTGGTCACGGTGAACGACGCGGGCGAGATAGACCTGCAAGACCTGGGAGCCCTGCCCGTGGCGGGCCTTGCCCAGGCCCAGGTGACCGAGGCCATCCGCAGCAAGCTCAGCGCGTCCGGCGTGGAGAACGTGCAGGTTTACGTCAGCCCGCTGGACGGGCGGCCCGTGTCGGTCTTCGTCACCGGGTTCGTCATGAAGCCGGGCCGCTACAACGGCGCGCCGTCCGATTCGGTGCTGGCCTTCCTGGACCGGGCGGGCGGCATCGATCCCCGGCGCGGCAGCTACCGCACCATCCGCCTGCTGCGCGGCGGGGCGGAACTGGGCAGCTTCGACCTGTATCCCTTCGCGCTGAAGGGCGCGCTGCCGCTGGTGCGCCTGCTGGATGGCGACACCATCGTGGTGGGCGAAAAGGGCCCCGCCGTATCCGCCAGCGGCGAAATACGCAACGCCGCGCGTTTCGAATTCCGCAAGGGCGAGGCCACCGGGGCCAGGCTGGCCGAAATGGCCGACCCGCTGGCCACGGCCTCGCACGCCAGCATCGTGGGCACCCGCAACGGCGCGCCCTTCAACCTGTACCTGCCCCTGCGCGAATTCCGCACCCTGCCGCTGGCCGACGGCGACCGGGTGGAGTTTCTGGCCGACACCCCCGGCGACACCATAATGGTCGAGGTGCAGGGCGCCATCCGCGGCGCGTCGCGCTTTCCGCTGAAGCGCACCGCCCGCCTGCGCGACGTGCAGCAGTACATTGCCGTGGATGCCGACCGGGCCGACCTTTCCGGCCTGTACATCAAGCGCCGCAGCGTGGCGATCCGCCAGAAGCGCGCCATCGAGGACGCCCTGCGCAGGCTGGAGGAAAGCTCGTTCACGGCCACCTCGGCCAGCCCGGAAGAGGCGCAGATCCGCAACCACGAGGCGGAGATGATCGCCAAGTTCGCCGAAAAGGCCCGCAACGTGACGCCCGAGGGCATCGTGGTGGTGGGCAGCGGCGGCAAGGTGGCCGACATCGCGCTGGAGGACGGCGACGTCATCGTCATCCCCGAAAAGAGCGACGTGGTGCTGGTGACCGGAGAGGTGGTGATGCCCCAGGCCATCGTGTGGAACGGCGACAGGCGCCTGAAGGACTATGTGCGCGGCGCGGGCGGCTACACCAACCGCGCGGACACCGGCACCATCCTGCTGGTGCGCCCCAACGGCGAGGTGTTCCGCACGTCCGACACCACCATCGCGGCGGGCGACCAGCTGCTGGTGCTGCCGCGCGTGGATTCCAAGAATCTGCAGACGGTCAAGGACATGTCGCAGATTCTCTACCAGATCGCGGTGGCCACCAAGGTGGTCATCGGGCTGTAG
- a CDS encoding DVU3141 family protein has product MFAIRRFRPAAVLALCALSVLPVLLAACGGRQQPAPQVREQALPARPILEFMTGNPAGASAVLDDPEFGTGIRVVVEGLFTSATGEECRRATLLSQHGEAEVVIACRPAGSGDDVAWQMAPRIWGQGIARPAQ; this is encoded by the coding sequence ATGTTCGCCATTCGCCGCTTCCGTCCCGCCGCCGTGCTGGCCCTGTGCGCCCTGAGCGTGCTGCCCGTCCTGCTCGCCGCCTGCGGGGGGCGTCAGCAGCCCGCGCCGCAGGTTCGGGAACAGGCCCTGCCCGCCAGGCCCATTCTGGAATTCATGACCGGCAATCCGGCAGGGGCTTCCGCCGTGCTGGACGACCCGGAATTCGGCACCGGCATCCGGGTGGTGGTGGAGGGGCTGTTCACCTCGGCCACCGGAGAGGAATGCCGCCGCGCCACCCTGCTTTCGCAGCATGGCGAGGCAGAAGTGGTCATCGCCTGCCGTCCGGCGGGCAGCGGCGACGACGTCGCGTGGCAGATGGCCCCCCGCATCTGGGGGCAGGGGATAGCCCGGCCCGCGCAATAG
- a CDS encoding tyrosine-type recombinase/integrase: MKVTQPDTVTGTVSLAALFTAYLDHVQARGMADKTYGEKRQAFRELLADVKPSLPVQRVTYALIEAHLDGIARRISGAQANRRRKNILAAYSWGVRAFKLPEPCPWRVERYREDKRPKYVPTPEDFWKVHDAAKSPDKRAMLFTALHTAARKEELFRMQRNDLDFANRRLRLWTRKRKGGGLEEDWIPMTQALHDCLLRHRLQMGFREHVFVSSRGTPWVSATHLMYSLCDKAGVRRFGFHAIRHLSASMLDGAGVPLSVIQAILRHRSALTTSRYLTSLRGVQASLDGVFDRTKSESPSEPCLAATHLVTHN, from the coding sequence GTGAAGGTGACACAGCCCGATACGGTGACCGGCACGGTCTCCTTGGCGGCGCTCTTCACGGCGTACCTGGATCACGTGCAGGCGCGCGGCATGGCGGACAAGACATACGGGGAGAAGAGGCAGGCGTTTCGTGAACTGCTGGCCGACGTAAAGCCGTCCCTGCCTGTCCAGCGCGTGACCTACGCCCTGATCGAGGCGCACCTGGACGGCATTGCCCGGCGCATCAGCGGCGCGCAGGCCAACCGGCGGCGCAAGAACATCCTCGCGGCCTATTCGTGGGGCGTGCGCGCCTTCAAGCTGCCCGAGCCATGCCCGTGGCGCGTGGAGCGGTACAGGGAAGACAAACGCCCGAAATACGTCCCGACACCCGAGGACTTCTGGAAGGTCCACGACGCGGCGAAGTCACCGGATAAACGCGCCATGCTGTTCACGGCGCTGCACACGGCGGCCCGCAAGGAAGAGTTGTTCCGCATGCAGCGGAACGACCTCGACTTCGCCAACCGCCGTCTCCGGCTCTGGACGCGGAAACGCAAGGGCGGCGGGCTTGAAGAGGACTGGATACCCATGACCCAGGCCCTGCACGACTGCCTCTTGCGCCACCGCCTGCAAATGGGCTTCCGCGAGCATGTCTTCGTCAGCAGCCGGGGAACCCCTTGGGTATCCGCAACGCACCTCATGTACTCGCTGTGCGACAAGGCTGGAGTGCGCCGCTTCGGCTTCCACGCAATCAGGCACCTGAGCGCGTCGATGCTCGACGGGGCCGGGGTGCCGCTCTCGGTGATCCAAGCCATCCTGCGCCATCGGAGCGCCCTGACCACATCGCGCTACCTCACCTCGTTGCGCGGCGTGCAGGCATCCCTGGACGGGGTGTTCGACAGAACAAAAAGTGAGTCACCAAGTGAGCCATGCTTGGCGGCTACTCACTTGGTGACTCACAACTAA
- a CDS encoding sigma-54 interaction domain-containing protein, with the protein MDALESGRFLREVINTINDGFFLVGPDGRILMANPALERLTGYEAGELVGQTCAVLNCDACVRSRSLGGGHWCRLFDRKDEHRKRCTLVRRDGTSITVLKNAKVLKEDGRVIAAVETITDISAVVEKDRRIEELSRLLGSDEGFAGMVGTSPAMQRVFKIIERAAESDAPVLVLGASGTGKELAARAIHELGRRKNGAYVQLNCAALNEALLESELFGHVRGAFTGAIRDRQGRFEAAHGGDIFLDEIGDIPLPIQVKLLRVLETKRIERVGDNASREVDVRIIAATNRDLGRLVRAGRFREDLLFRINVIPIHLPPLADRREDIPLLAAHFLKGIRERDGRDVTGLTPEALRLLTAYGWPGNVRELRSALEYACVIAEGGRLGVEHLPQHIAGAGWHPECAGSGGTGGVAGNASHADHANHPGAGDRHPDLHPAQVGHGPHGSGEGTARRGGDAGGMPAGAFVYGGRPARHERERAELVEALRAAGGNVSEAARLLGVHRGTVRNRMLRFGIDVHKAVAG; encoded by the coding sequence ATGGACGCCCTTGAATCAGGCCGCTTCCTGCGCGAGGTCATCAACACCATCAACGACGGCTTTTTCCTGGTGGGGCCGGACGGGCGCATCCTGATGGCCAATCCGGCCCTGGAGCGGCTGACCGGCTACGAGGCGGGCGAACTGGTGGGCCAGACCTGCGCGGTGCTCAACTGCGACGCCTGCGTGCGCTCGCGCTCGCTGGGCGGCGGCCACTGGTGCCGCCTGTTCGACCGCAAGGACGAGCACCGCAAGCGCTGCACCCTGGTGCGGCGCGACGGCACCTCCATCACCGTGCTCAAGAACGCCAAGGTGCTGAAGGAGGATGGCCGGGTCATCGCGGCGGTGGAGACCATCACCGACATTTCCGCCGTGGTGGAAAAGGACCGCCGCATCGAGGAGCTTTCGCGCCTGCTGGGTTCGGACGAGGGGTTCGCGGGCATGGTGGGCACCTCGCCCGCCATGCAGCGGGTGTTCAAGATCATCGAGCGGGCGGCGGAAAGCGACGCCCCGGTGCTGGTGCTGGGGGCGTCGGGCACGGGCAAGGAACTGGCGGCGCGGGCCATCCACGAACTGGGCCGCCGCAAGAACGGGGCCTATGTGCAGCTGAACTGCGCGGCCCTGAACGAGGCGCTGCTGGAAAGCGAACTGTTCGGCCACGTGCGCGGGGCGTTCACCGGGGCCATCCGTGACCGGCAGGGCCGGTTCGAGGCGGCCCACGGCGGCGACATCTTTCTGGACGAGATCGGCGACATCCCCCTGCCCATCCAGGTAAAGCTGCTGCGCGTGCTGGAGACCAAGCGCATCGAGCGGGTGGGCGACAACGCCTCGCGCGAGGTGGACGTGCGCATCATTGCCGCCACCAACCGAGACCTGGGGCGGCTGGTGCGGGCGGGCAGGTTCCGCGAGGACCTGCTGTTCCGCATCAACGTCATCCCCATCCACCTGCCGCCGCTGGCCGACCGGCGAGAGGACATTCCCCTGCTGGCCGCCCATTTCCTGAAGGGCATCCGCGAGCGTGACGGACGCGACGTGACCGGCCTGACACCGGAGGCCCTGCGCCTGCTCACGGCGTACGGCTGGCCCGGCAACGTGCGCGAACTGCGCAGCGCGCTGGAATATGCCTGCGTCATCGCCGAAGGCGGGCGGCTGGGCGTGGAGCACCTGCCGCAGCATATCGCCGGGGCGGGCTGGCACCCGGAATGCGCCGGGTCGGGCGGGACGGGCGGCGTTGCGGGGAACGCCAGTCACGCCGATCACGCCAATCATCCGGGAGCAGGCGACAGGCATCCGGACCTGCACCCGGCGCAAGTGGGGCACGGACCGCACGGAAGCGGAGAGGGCACCGCCCGGCGGGGTGGTGATGCTGGGGGCATGCCCGCCGGGGCGTTTGTCTACGGGGGGCGTCCCGCCCGACACGAGCGCGAACGGGCCGAACTGGTGGAGGCGTTGCGCGCCGCCGGAGGCAATGTGTCCGAGGCTGCACGGCTGCTGGGGGTGCACCGGGGCACGGTGCGCAACCGCATGCTGCGCTTCGGGATAGATGTGCACAAGGCGGTGGCCGGGTAG